A part of Acipenser ruthenus chromosome 12, fAciRut3.2 maternal haplotype, whole genome shotgun sequence genomic DNA contains:
- the LOC117417387 gene encoding glutamate-rich protein 3-like isoform X2, translating to MSRPNPGILAAYNSLTDKHLTGYFSNTRIRRHLQKVGLITRHGRIVPDKEYRHNIMRRDHQKYVRECLAQAIFHKVLDMERHNQIEIKRKLEDFERKERVQRIKVERSKRCDEDVVPLLSPRPPTAPRNGNVGHSGPEASQSESSEPKSASPRPCTAPGKIQRPVRLQPIQSNGTAASARRTYPGSRQTEHHFIYSLDREARRHITSTDFASGISPYRLPVINNYVTPVPPPPQKRDRSFKGTSIGARRGRRLRPTTAPNGIDETKDCAKFHKTSVHSNVAVTMLYFGKSVHLSHDDTDFRDEVKVYQQHCGGENLCVYKGRLAEGETFQFVSRRHHGFPFSLTFFLNTMQVDRLSSCCEFKHRKGARLGGKQGHFGIVSVEGASPCYRCIIAVGLDKKPTPPPKRIKKEVETEESTRDQGKEDKSCSDEEMLKEESRSNSSLRSPHNEEDVEEENPMELEPKEENEIPEVNDDEKLKDEYDDDFEVDEAKPDAKEENRKEADMNGRSSTPSDDERGHSDTEETKYKEKQKHHSGSDDDRASYSDSEEEDSRQGGRRARSSDSSSSLYSSSSSRNDSESDREEAKDDVKKEEIKTTSSSVSITEPRSESEAANDVEDQVKNEEAVSDNDKEQHTHEEAKQREVAENAESSEQVSTEYQQTGEVERESAALTASERNEAVEQTDNMERPGSAKDKDGITDSKLEAQTKTAIFAEPAEAEKQGNGTEAEDAVAFSLMQMKKEEESAVNPEDALVKDDQTDLVKDTEMKEEEPQEEAQKATQSVGDNHHKENKTEETETDPEAKVDEIEPKVKLGESGANVEPETKTEETEPEANIDEVDSDAKTEQTEPNTVEAEPEAKTEKKEPEAKTEKTEPEGKMETEPETKTVEAEPEAKAVEAEPEAQTGETEPEANTLEAEPEAKTLEAEPEAKAVEAEPEATTDKTEPEGKIETEPEANTLEAESETKTVETELEAKTVESESKANTEAESESKTEEADTETLKEEPDAKTEETETKAVEKNPEGKTEFEAKTVEDQPEAKMKETETKIAEEESEGQAEETQTAANVMDADPVYKETEQTEAEVVESEAEAKAGENDPEPMTVEAEPEAMTVEVEPEAETEETESGAKVEETGVRRAAEIGELIPEINAGEVALGDKVTEMEIKAEEGKSEVNAEEVGTEGKAGEAMPQAKAKEENTKVKAKEAESEANVKDAEDIISEVKVQEIKTKSEIHLVEDAGTGVAKAESKVEETKLETMVEIEPEPETKIKEHETEVENAEAGLKVQEGESETNVAKADTDAKVEEVNDKAGEAEHVPEAKIEEIESGVKTEETEAIAVKEEPKPVEQAETDAKVEEAETDAKVEGTETDAKVEGTETDGKVEGAETDGKVEGTETDAKVEGTETDAKVEGTETDAKVEGTETDAKVEEAETDAKVEGTETDAKVEGAETDAKVEGAETDAKVEGAETDAKVEGAETDAKVEGAETDAKVEGTETDAKVEGAETDAKVEGAETDAKVEGTETSTKVEGAETSAKVEGTETDAKVEETETDAKVEGVETDAKVEEAETDGKVEGTETDAKVEGTETDAKVEGAETDAKVEGAETDAKVEGAETDGKVEGTETSAKVEGTETDAKVEGVETDAKVEEAETDGKVEGTETDAKVEGTETDAKVEGAETDAKVEGAETDAKVEGAETDGKVEGTETSAKVEGAETSAKVEGTETDAKVEGTETDAKVEGAETDAKVEGTETSTKVEGAETSAKVEGTETDAKVEETETDAKVEGVETDAKVEGAETDGKVEGTETDAKVEGTETDAKVEGAETDAKVEGAETDAKVEGAETDGKVEGTETSAKVEGAETSAKVEGTETDAKVEGAETDAKVEGAETDAKVEGAETDAKVEGAETDGKVEGTETSAKVEGAETSAKVEGTETDAKVEGAETDAKVEGAETSAKVEGAETDAKVEETETDGKVEGTETDGKVEGTETDAKVEGTETDAKVEGAETDAKVEGTETDAKVEETETDAKVEGAETDAKVEGTETSTKVEGAETSAKVEGTETDAKVEGAETDAKVEETKTDAKVEEAGAKIGKAKPEATVEKDEDKAVEGEPEAIAKELYVKVEEADFKASEAEPTAKTLMPKPDDKVKETETLAKEEKTQSEVKVEKAEAIEAAESDSKHTEAATETKAEEADVKEAKADPEIVTKANVVADPDDKAESGTEEGKTEYVDNTKCAESGAEAAEAKVKETETGAEYECKPKEAEQHELESETKVENIESGDIKEQSTEKKQNDFETKKPEIVDYETSVEEINKTLESDKNLKSEENKMARYSPEEK from the exons AATACTTGCTGCCTACAACAGTCTAACGGATAAACACCTGACTGGGTACTTCAGTAACACAAGAATAAGGAGACATCTTCAGAAAGTTGGACTG ATTACAAGACATGGAAGAATTGTACCAGACAAAGAGTACAGACATAACATAATGAGGAGGGATCATCAAAAATATGTGCGAGAATGTCTGGCACAAGCCATCTTTCACAAGGTGCTTGACATGGAG AGACACAATCAAATAGAGATCAAAAGGAAATTAGAAGATTTTGAACGCAAAGAGCGGGTGCAGAGGATCAAG GTGGAACGATCAAAGAGATGTGATGAAGATGTTGTCCCTTTACTCTCCCCACGACCACCAACAGCCCCCAGAAATGGCAATGTCGGTCACTCTGGACCAGAGGCCAGTCAGTCTGAATCCTCAGAACCC AAGTCTGCTTCCCCTCGACCATGCACTGCACCTGGAAAAATACAAAGGCCTGTTCGCTTGCAGCCCATACAGAGCAATGGCACTGCAGCATCAGCCAGAAGGACATACCCAGGCTCCAGACAGACAGAACATCATTTCATCTATTCG CTTGACAGAGAGGCAAGGAGGCATATTACCTCGACAGATTTTGCCAGTGGAATCTCCCCTTACCGACTTCCAGTTATTAACAATTATGTAACTCCAGTTccacctcccccccaaaaaagggaCCGAAGTTTTAAAGGAACCTCTATTGGAGCGAGAAGGGGTAGAAGACTACGACCTACAACTGCACCAAATGGAATTGATGaaacaaag GATTGTGCTAAATTCCACAAGACGTCTGTGCACAGTAACGTTGCTGTCACCATGTTGTATTTTGGAAAGAGTGTTCATTTGTCTCATGATGACACAGACTTTAGAGATGAAGTGAAAGTTTACCAGCAGCACTGTGGTGGAGAAAATCTCTGTGTTTACAAAGGAAGACTCGCAGAAGGAG AAACTTTTCAGTTTGTCTCCCGACGCCACCACGGTTTTCCTTTCAGTCTTACATTTTTCCTGAATACAATGCAAGTTGATAGGCTCAGTTCCTGCTGCGAGTTTAAACATCGTAAAGGAGCTAGACTGGGAGGAAAACAAGGGCACTTTGGCATTGTCAGTGTTGAAGGAGCTTCCCCTTGCTACAG GTGTATCATTGCTGTGGGTTTAGATAAGAAACCCACCCCTCCACCAAAACGGATAAAAAAGGAGGTAGAAACAGAGGAGTCGACTAGAGATCAGGGTAAAGAAGACAAGAGCTGCAGTGACGAAGAGATGCTTAAAGAAGAGAGCAGATCAAATTCCTCCTTGAGATCTCCACACAATGAAGAAGATGTTGAGGAGGAAAATCCAATGGAATTAGAACCCAAAGAAGAGAATGAGATACCTGAAGTTAATGATGATGAAAAATTGAAGGATG AATATGATGACGATTTTGAAGTAGATGAAGCGAAGCCTGATGCAAAAGAAGAGAACAGAAAAGAGGCTGACATGAATGGAAGGTCATCAACCCCCTCTGATGATGAAAGGGGTCATTCTGACACAGAGGAGACCAAATATAAAGAGAAACAGAAGCACCATTCTGGCAGTGATGATGATAGAGCCAGCTACTCTGACAGTGAGGAGGAGGATAGCAGACAAG GTGGCAGGAGAGCAAGGTCATCTGACTCATCTAGTAGCTTGTATTCTTCAAGCAGCAGCAGAAACGATTCAGAAAGTGATAGAGAAGAGGCAAAAGATGATGTGAAGAAAGAAGAAATCAAAACAACCTCCAGTTCTGTATCCATTACTGAACCAAGAAGTGAATCCGAGGCAGCAAATGACGTGGAGGACCAGGTAAAAAACGAGGAGGCTGTATCAGACAATGACAAAGAACAACATACCCATGAAGAGGCAAAACAAAGAGAGGTTGCTGAAAATGCAGAATCCAGCGAGCAGGTTTCTACAGAGTACCAACAAACTGGTGAGGTAGAAAGGGAGAGTGCTGCACTCACTGCTTCTGAAAGAAATGAAGCTGTTGAACAAACAGACAACATGGAACGGCCAGGGAGTGCAAAAGACAAGGATGGCATTACAGATTCAAAACTAGAGGCTCAAACCAAGACAGCTATTTTTGCTGAACCTGCTGAAGCTGAAAAACAGGGTAATG gtACTGAAGCGGAAGATGCTGTAGCCTTTTCATTAATGCAGATGAAAAAGGAAGAAGAATCAGCAGTAAACCCTGAAGATGCACTTGTTAAAGATGATCAAACTGACTTGGTTAAAGACACTGAAATGAAAGAAGAGGAACCCCAGGAAGAAGCTCAGAAAGCAACACAATCTGTAGGAGATAATCATCATAAGGAGAATAAGACagaagagacagagacagatCCCGAAGCAAAAGTAGATGAGATTGAGCCTAAGGTTAAACTAGGTGAGTCTGGGGCTAATGTGGAGCCTGAGACAAAGACAGAAGAGACAGAGCCTGAGGCTAACATAGATGAAGTAGACAGTGACGCTAAGACAGAACAGACTGAGCCTAACACAGTGGAGGCAGAGCCTGAGGCTAAGACAGAAAAGAAAGAGCCTGAGGCTAAGACAGAAAAGACAGAACCTGAGGGTAAGATGGAGACAGAGCCTGAGACTAAGACAGTGGAGGCAGAACCTGAGGCTAAGGCAGTGGAGGCAGAGCCTGAGGCTCAGACAGGAGAGACAGAGCCTGAGGCTAATACATTGGAGGCAGAGCCTGAGGCTAAGACATTGGAGGCAGAACCTGAGGCTAAGGCAGTGGAGGCAGAGCCTGAGGCTACAACAGACAAGACAGAGCCTGAGGGTAAGATAGAAACAGAGCCTGAGGCTAATACATTGGAGGCAGAGTCTGAGACTAAGACAGTGGAGACAGAGCTTGAGGCTAAAACAGTGGAGTCAGAATCTAAGGCTAACACAGAAGCAGAGTCAGAGTCTAAGACAGAAGaggcagacactgagacactgaaggAAGAGCCTGATGCTAAGACAGAAGAAACTGAGACTAAAGCAGTAGAGAAAAATCCTGAGGGTAAGACAGAATTTGAGGCCAAGACAGTGGAGGATCAGCCTGAAGCTAAGATGAAAGAAACTGAGACTAAAATAGCAGAGGAAGAATCTGAGGGTCAGGCAGAAGAGACACAGACTGCGGCAAATGTAATGGATGCAGATCCTGTGTATAAAGAGACAGAACAGACTGAGGCTGAAGTAGTAGAGTCAGAGGCTGAGGCTAAGGCAGGGGAGAACGACCCTGAGCCTATGACAGTGGAGGCAGAGCCTGAGGCTATGACAGTGGAGGTAGAGCCTGAGGCTGAGACAGAAGAGACAGAGTCTGGAGCCAAAGTAGAAGAGACAGGTGTTAGAAGAGCAGCAGAGATAGGAGAGTTGATTCCAGAGATAAATGCGGGAGAAGTAGCACTTGGAGATAAAGTAACAGAGATGGAAATTAAAGCAGAAGAAGGTAAAAGTGAGGTTAATGCTGAAGAGGTTGGGACTGAAGGtaaagcaggagaagcaatgcccCAGGCTAAGGCAAAAGAGGAAAATACTAAGGTCAAAGCAAAAGAGGCAGAGTCTGAGGCTAATGTAAAAGATGCAGAAGATATTATCTCTGAGGTTAAAGTACAAGAGATAAAAACTAAATCTGAGATACATCTGGTTGAAGATGCAGGAACTGGTGTAGCGAAGGCAGAATCTAAAGTAGAAGAGACAAAACTAGAAACAATGGTAGAGATAGAGCCAGAGCCTGAGACAAAAATAAAAGAGCATGAGACTGAAGTAGAAAATGCAGAGGCTGGGCTCAAGgtacaagagggagagagtgagactAATGTAGCAAAGGCAGACACTGATGCTAAAGTAGAAGAGGTTAATGATAAAGCAGGAGAGGCAGAGCATGTGCCTGAGGCTAAAATAGAAGAAATCGAGTCTGGGGTAAAAACAGAGGAGACTGAAGCTATAGCGGTAAAGGAAGAGCCGAAACCTGTAGAACAGGCTGAAACTGATGCTAAAGTAGAAGAGGCTGAAACCGATGCTAAAGTAGAAGGGACTGAAACCGATGCTAAAGTAGAAGGGACTGAAACCGATGGTAAAGTAGAAGGGGCTGAAACCGATGGTAAAGTAGAAGGGACTGAAACCGATGCTAAAGTAGAAGGGACTGAAACCGATGCTAAAGTAGAAGGGACTGAAACCGATGCTAAAGTAGAAGGGACTGAAACTGATGCTAAAGTAGAAGAGGCTGAAACCGATGCTAAAGTAGAAGGGACTGAAACCGATGCTAAAGTAGAAGGGGCTGAAACCGATGCTAAAGTAGAAGGGGCTGAAACCGATGCTAAAGTAGAAGGGGCTGAAACCGATGCTAAAGTAGAAGGGGCTGAAACCGATGCTAAAGTAGAAGGGGCTGAAACCGATGCTAAAGTAGAAGGGACTGAAACAGATGCTAAAGTAGAAGGGGCTGAAACCGATGCTAAAGTAGAAGGGGCTGAAACCGATGCTAAAGTAGAAGGAACTGAAACCAGTACTAAAGTAGAAGGGGCTGAAACCAGTGCTAAAGTAGAAGGGACTGAAACCGATGCTAAAGTAGAAGAGACTGAAACCGATGCTAAAGTAGAAGGGGTTGAAACCGATGCTAAAGTAGAAGAGGCTGAAACCGATGGTAAAGTAGAAGGGACTGAAACAGATGCTAAAGTAGAAGGGACTGAAACAGATGCTAAAGTAGAAGGGGCTGAAACCGATGCTAAAGTAGAAGGGGCTGAAACCGATGCTAAAGTAGAAGGGGCTGAAACCGATGGTAAAGTAGAAGGAACTGAAACCAGTGCTAAAGTAGAAGGGACTGAAACCGATGCTAAAGTAGAAGGGGTTGAAACCGATGCTAAAGTAGAAGAGGCTGAAACCGATGGTAAAGTAGAAGGGACTGAAACAGATGCTAAAGTAGAAGGGACTGAAACAGATGCTAAAGTAGAAGGGGCTGAAACCGATGCTAAAGTAGAAGGGGCTGAAACCGATGCTAAAGTAGAAGGGGCTGAAACCGATGGTAAAGTAGAAGGAACTGAAACCAGTGCTAAAGTAGAAGGGGCTGAAACCAGTGCTAAAGTAGAAGGGACTGAAACCGATGCTAAAGTAGAAGGGACTGAAACCGATGCTAAAGTAGAAGGGGCTGAAACCGATGCTAAAGTAGAAGGAACTGAAACCAGTACTAAAGTAGAAGGGGCTGAAACCAGTGCTAAAGTAGAAGGGACTGAAACCGATGCTAAAGTAGAAGAGACTGAAACCGATGCTAAAGTAGAAGGGGTTGAAACCGATGCTAAGGTAGAAGGGGCTGAAACCGATGGTAAAGTAGAAGGGACTGAAACAGATGCTAAAGTAGAAGGGACTGAAACAGATGCTAAAGTAGAAGGGGCTGAAACCGATGCTAAAGTAGAAGGGGCTGAAACCGATGCTAAAGTAGAAGGGGCTGAAACCGATGGTAAAGTAGAAGGAACTGAAACCAGTGCTAAAGTAGAAGGGGCTGAAACCAGTGCTAAAGTAGAAGGGACTGAAACAGATGCTAAAGTAGAAGGGGCTGAAACCGATGCTAAAGTAGAAGGGGCTGAAACCGATGCTAAAGTAGAAGGGGCTGAAACCGATGCTAAAGTAGAAGGGGCTGAAACCGATGGTAAAGTAGAAGGAACTGAAACCAGTGCTAAAGTAGAAGGGGCTGAAACCAGTGCTAAAGTAGAAGGGACTGAAACCGATGCTAAAGTAGAAGGGGCTGAAACCGATGCTAAAGTAGAAGGGGCTGAAACCAGTGCTAAAGTAGAAGGGGCTGAAACCGATGCTAAAGTAGAAGAGACTGAAACCGATGGTAAAGTAGAAGGGACTGAAACCGATGGTAAAGTAGAAGGGACTGAAACCGATGCTAAAGTAGAAGGGACTGAAACCGATGCTAAAGTAGAAGGGGCTGAAACCGATGCTAAAGTAGAAGGAACTGAAACCGATGCTAAAGTAGAAGAGACTGAAACCGATGCTAAAGTAGAAGGGGCTGAAACCGATGCTAAAGTAGAAGGAACTGAAACCAGTACTAAAGTAGAAGGGGCTGAAACCAGTGCTAAAGTAGAAGGGACTGAAACCGATGCTAAAGTAGAAGGGGCTGAAACCGATGCTAAAGTAGAAGAGACTAAAACCGATGCTAAAGTAGAAGAGGCTGGTGCTAAAATTGGAAAGGCAAAGCCTGAGGCTACAGTAGAAAAGGATGAAGATAAGGCAGTAGAAGGGGAGCCTGAGGCGATAGCAAAAGAGCTGTATGTTAAAGTAGAAGAGGCAGATTTTAAAGCATCAGAGGCAGAGCCTACAGCTAAAACATTAATGCCAAAGCCAGATGATAAAGTAAAAGAGACAGAGACATTGGCTAAAGAAGAAAAGACACAGTCTGAGGTTAAAGTAGAAAAGGCTGAGGCTATAGAAGCAGCAGAATCAGATTCTAAGCACACAGAGGCAGCAACTGAGACTAAGGCAGAAGAGGCAGATGTTAAAGAAGCAAAGGCAGACCCAGAAATAGTCACTAAGGCTAACGTAGTGGCAGATCCAGATGATAAGGCAGAATCTGGGACTGAAGAAGGAAAGACAGAGTATGTGGATAACACAAAATGTGCAGAGTCTGGAGCTGAAGCAGCTGAGGCTAAAGTGAAAGAGACTGAAACTGGGGCAGAGTATGAATGTAAACCAAAAGAGGCAGAACAACATGAATTGGAATCAGAGACTAAAGTTGAAAATATAGAATCTGGGGACATCAAAGAACAGTctactgagaaaaaacaaaatgattttgagACCAAAAAGCCTGAGATTGTGGATTATGAAACATCCGTagaagaaataaacaaaactctGGAATCTGACAAAAACTTAAAAAGTGAAGAAAACAAGATGGCCAGGTACTCTCCAGAAGagaagtaa